In Spirosoma aureum, a single genomic region encodes these proteins:
- a CDS encoding class I SAM-dependent methyltransferase, with amino-acid sequence MYKTTEITSAEIASDNPVHQRLLFPYVEAATLVSGKVLEIGCGWGRGLELLTHAADHYTGIDKNTELIAALSAEYPSSTFIAANIPPLKGANGLPLPDNTFDYIVTFQVIEHIENDDLFIREAHRVLKPGGKLLLTTVNKTFSLTRNPWHVREYYADGLRNLIGRYFPKVDAKGVHGNGKVMTYYEQNKASVKKLTRFDIFNLQYKLPRRLLQVPYDLMNRLNRNRLLKADGIAAEINYTDYLVSTDPAGSLDFFYIATK; translated from the coding sequence ATGTACAAAACCACCGAAATCACCTCTGCTGAAATCGCATCCGACAATCCCGTTCACCAGCGATTGTTGTTTCCGTACGTTGAAGCGGCTACCCTAGTGAGCGGTAAAGTGCTCGAAATCGGTTGTGGCTGGGGCCGGGGTCTTGAGTTGCTCACCCATGCCGCTGATCACTACACAGGTATCGATAAAAATACTGAGCTGATCGCTGCGCTTAGTGCAGAATATCCATCATCAACATTTATTGCTGCCAATATTCCGCCCCTCAAGGGTGCTAATGGCCTACCGCTTCCTGACAATACGTTCGATTACATTGTAACGTTTCAGGTGATTGAACACATCGAAAACGACGATTTGTTTATCCGGGAGGCCCATCGCGTTCTGAAACCCGGCGGTAAGCTGCTGCTGACAACCGTCAATAAAACGTTTTCGCTGACCCGCAATCCCTGGCATGTTCGGGAATATTACGCGGATGGATTAAGAAATCTTATTGGGCGATACTTTCCAAAAGTCGATGCCAAGGGCGTTCACGGAAACGGCAAAGTAATGACCTATTATGAGCAGAATAAAGCATCCGTAAAAAAATTGACACGGTTCGATATTTTTAATTTACAATACAAATTACCACGGCGGCTTTTGCAGGTTCCTTATGACCTGATGAATCGGCTAAACCGTAACCGGCTCCTCAAAGCCGACGGTATTGCGGCCGAAATCAACTATACCGATTACCTCGTCAGCACCGATCCTGCCGGAAGCCTCGACTTCTTTTATATCGCAACGAAATAA
- a CDS encoding DoxX family protein: MTKRNKIIYWISTLWLALGMTSTGIVQLLKMDEEVDKMTHLGYPVYFLPIIGIWKILGVVAVLIPKFTLLKEWAYAGFFFSMSGALFSHLMSGNSMNKLFPPLLLLTLTVVSWYFRPADRKVMSVYQ, from the coding sequence ATGACAAAGAGAAATAAAATCATCTATTGGATTTCAACCCTCTGGCTTGCCTTAGGAATGACATCAACCGGAATAGTACAGTTATTGAAAATGGATGAGGAAGTAGATAAAATGACGCATTTAGGCTACCCTGTCTATTTTTTACCAATAATTGGTATCTGGAAAATTTTGGGCGTTGTGGCCGTACTTATTCCTAAGTTCACTTTACTTAAGGAATGGGCTTATGCCGGGTTTTTCTTTAGCATGTCGGGCGCTTTATTTTCGCATCTCATGTCGGGCAATTCCATGAATAAACTATTCCCTCCATTGTTACTACTAACCCTGACTGTAGTATCGTGGTATTTCAGACCCGCGGATAGAAAAGTCATGTCGGTTTATCAATAA
- a CDS encoding ArsR/SmtB family transcription factor has translation MNLRRDVFQAIADPTRRAILVLVASQSMTAGAIASNFDTARPTVSKHLQILTECELLKQEQNGREIYYHLNPKRMKEIADFIEPFRKMWDDRFNKLEAVMEKYKSKK, from the coding sequence ATGAATTTAAGACGAGATGTATTCCAGGCCATAGCGGACCCGACAAGAAGGGCTATCCTTGTGTTGGTTGCTTCGCAATCCATGACAGCAGGCGCCATAGCCTCAAACTTTGACACGGCAAGACCGACAGTTTCAAAACACCTGCAAATACTCACCGAATGCGAATTACTCAAACAAGAGCAAAACGGCAGAGAAATTTACTACCACTTAAATCCAAAAAGGATGAAGGAAATAGCAGATTTTATTGAGCCATTCCGAAAAATGTGGGATGATCGGTTTAATAAGCTGGAAGCAGTAATGGAAAAATACAAATCAAAAAAATAG
- a CDS encoding App1 family protein — protein sequence MNRNRHPASSKQNLSLKGKINRQFLTWLRLTDQPVVKIYRGFGNDHKLIIHGHVFRRSAIPRKKFRDSPLVNLLAVIRLFLVKPYPRATVRVHYGEQTAQIQTDPDGYFRLDLPLQQPLSPGWHPVRAELLSQMISPETVLAEGDGKVLIPHPTRFICISDIDDTFLISHSATITKRLMVLLTENAHSREPFEGVVAHYQLLGEADSGPEATNPFFYVSSSEWNLYDYILEFSRKNGLPEGVYLLSQLKQLAQVLQTGKTKHLTKFERIVRIIETYPVQQFILLGDDSQQDPVIYESIVRHFPAQIRCVYIRRIRPKKQPQTQALVDKIEAMGVSCCYFSNSSEAHQHSVKIGLIPS from the coding sequence ATGAACAGGAATCGACATCCAGCAAGTAGTAAACAAAATTTAAGCCTGAAGGGTAAGATAAATCGGCAATTCTTAACCTGGCTCCGGTTAACCGATCAACCCGTTGTGAAGATTTATCGTGGTTTTGGTAATGATCACAAGTTAATAATTCACGGCCACGTATTTCGGCGGAGTGCCATCCCCCGAAAAAAATTCAGGGATAGTCCGCTGGTGAATCTCCTGGCAGTCATCCGGTTATTTCTGGTAAAACCATATCCCAGAGCAACCGTTCGGGTTCATTATGGAGAGCAGACGGCTCAGATACAAACAGATCCCGACGGCTATTTCAGGCTCGATCTGCCCTTACAACAACCACTATCGCCCGGCTGGCACCCAGTTCGGGCAGAACTGCTGTCACAAATGATTTCGCCCGAAACAGTTCTGGCCGAAGGTGATGGCAAAGTGCTGATTCCACACCCAACCCGTTTCATCTGCATTTCCGACATCGACGATACGTTTCTGATTTCACATTCAGCCACCATCACCAAGCGGCTGATGGTACTTCTGACCGAAAATGCACACAGCCGGGAGCCTTTTGAGGGCGTTGTGGCTCATTACCAGTTATTGGGCGAAGCGGACAGCGGCCCTGAAGCCACAAACCCATTTTTTTATGTGTCGAGCAGTGAATGGAATCTATACGATTACATACTGGAGTTTTCCCGAAAAAACGGCCTTCCCGAAGGAGTTTATCTATTGAGCCAGCTCAAGCAATTAGCGCAGGTATTACAAACTGGAAAAACCAAACATCTGACAAAATTTGAACGAATTGTGCGAATTATCGAAACATATCCGGTTCAACAGTTTATTTTACTTGGAGATGATTCGCAGCAGGACCCGGTAATTTATGAGTCGATCGTAAGGCATTTTCCGGCACAGATCCGTTGTGTATATATTCGGCGAATTCGTCCTAAAAAACAGCCTCAGACACAGGCTCTTGTCGATAAAATTGAAGCGATGGGTGTATCCTGCTGCTATTTTTCTAACAGTAGCGAAGCGCATCAGCATTCCGTAAAAATTGGATTAATTCCCTCTTAA
- a CDS encoding GWxTD domain-containing protein, protein MRILSALLLITFLSACSTSKKTQQDRATAAYEARTEARRNSTQGDSRPAAPATAAPVKINDGPATTPGTTPNAGPKQVGEWVVTSIKGKFLATDTTSVQVYMNLTAKTPKGEPVLNPTDFIEHFQIAYVMYPDYNNRERLGYGNIQLTTQNVSVEGDYLTLTFEVKRPKEVANAVLLTEITETNTGTKARNDLSLRFKAAKLSDRFSLFDKTGKKPQLRNYANVGDTIIIRDVNGTSKPLFGFRYRHDFDAASSPMNTSAKPTPKSLTVDSTLTITTNQPFIIPREGLYYFVEDTTAESGIGLVVADKRFPKMTRPEKLIKPVLYMSTSTEIGELNQAQDTKKAFDRYWLSLMSGNEEVARKTLKAYFDRVEEANRLFTSYKEGWKTDKGMIYIVLGAPDRVQRNREREVWVYNRRANVSEVNFTFTKKPNQFVEDHYELVRYIEYQPIWYPIVEAWRTGAIRE, encoded by the coding sequence ATGCGTATTCTGTCTGCTTTACTGCTTATTACATTTCTGTCGGCCTGCTCAACCAGTAAAAAAACGCAGCAGGACCGGGCAACTGCTGCCTATGAGGCTCGTACCGAAGCCCGGCGCAATTCAACTCAGGGGGATTCCCGTCCGGCAGCACCAGCCACCGCTGCACCGGTCAAAATAAACGATGGCCCGGCCACTACACCAGGTACGACTCCTAACGCGGGTCCCAAACAGGTTGGTGAATGGGTCGTTACATCCATTAAAGGAAAATTTCTGGCTACCGATACCACGTCCGTTCAGGTTTATATGAACCTGACCGCAAAGACGCCCAAAGGTGAGCCCGTTTTAAATCCGACCGATTTTATTGAGCATTTTCAGATCGCGTACGTCATGTATCCCGACTACAACAACCGCGAACGGTTAGGGTATGGGAATATTCAGCTGACAACACAAAACGTTAGTGTCGAAGGCGACTATCTGACGCTCACATTTGAGGTAAAACGGCCAAAAGAGGTAGCTAACGCTGTTTTGTTAACGGAGATTACGGAAACAAATACTGGGACCAAAGCGCGTAATGACCTATCGTTACGCTTTAAAGCAGCAAAGCTAAGCGACCGGTTCTCGCTATTTGATAAAACCGGCAAGAAACCTCAATTGCGAAATTACGCCAACGTTGGCGATACTATTATTATTCGGGATGTTAATGGTACCAGCAAACCATTGTTCGGTTTTCGTTACCGTCATGATTTCGACGCAGCTTCGTCGCCGATGAATACTTCGGCAAAACCGACGCCTAAATCCCTAACTGTCGATTCAACCCTGACCATTACCACAAACCAGCCGTTTATCATTCCCCGCGAAGGTCTTTATTATTTTGTGGAAGATACAACGGCCGAGTCGGGTATTGGTCTGGTTGTAGCCGACAAACGCTTTCCGAAAATGACTCGCCCCGAAAAGCTCATTAAGCCAGTGCTGTATATGAGTACCAGCACTGAGATTGGGGAACTCAACCAGGCTCAGGATACAAAAAAAGCGTTTGATCGTTACTGGCTAAGTCTGATGTCGGGCAATGAGGAAGTAGCCCGAAAAACACTTAAAGCGTATTTCGATCGCGTAGAAGAAGCGAACCGACTGTTTACGAGTTATAAAGAAGGCTGGAAGACCGATAAAGGTATGATTTACATCGTACTGGGTGCGCCCGATCGTGTGCAACGGAACCGCGAGCGCGAAGTATGGGTTTACAATCGCCGGGCTAACGTCTCGGAAGTTAATTTTACCTTTACGAAGAAACCGAATCAATTTGTCGAGGATCATTACGAACTGGTGCGCTACATTGAGTATCAGCCGATTTGGTACCCGATTGTCGAAGCATGGAGAACCGGCGCAATCCGCGAGTAA
- a CDS encoding DUF4256 domain-containing protein, which yields MNDINSNQMELAEEQCKALISTLKARFEKNMNRHKGIQWANVQAKLEATSEKLWSLNEMERTGGEPDVVGLDKKTGEYIFYDCSAESPKGRRSVCYDHEALEARKEHKPEDSAINMAADMGIEILTEEQYRALQKLGNFDLKTSSWVVTPVDIRKLGGALFCDRRYGNVFLYHNGADSYYAARAFRGSLQV from the coding sequence ATGAACGACATTAATAGCAATCAAATGGAGTTGGCAGAAGAACAATGTAAAGCACTAATCAGCACGTTGAAAGCCCGATTCGAAAAAAACATGAACCGACATAAAGGCATTCAATGGGCTAACGTTCAGGCAAAGCTGGAAGCAACTAGTGAAAAACTGTGGTCGCTCAACGAAATGGAAAGAACTGGTGGTGAACCGGATGTTGTTGGTCTTGATAAAAAGACGGGTGAATACATTTTTTACGATTGTTCAGCCGAAAGCCCTAAAGGTCGCCGAAGTGTTTGTTACGATCATGAAGCGCTGGAGGCAAGAAAAGAACATAAACCAGAAGATAGCGCCATCAATATGGCCGCCGATATGGGCATTGAGATTTTAACGGAAGAGCAATACCGGGCGTTACAGAAACTGGGAAATTTCGATTTGAAGACGTCGAGCTGGGTGGTAACACCTGTTGATATTAGAAAACTAGGTGGTGCATTATTTTGTGATCGACGCTACGGCAATGTATTCCTGTATCACAACGGTGCAGATTCTTACTATGCCGCCAGAGCATTCCGTGGCTCGCTTCAGGTGTAA
- a CDS encoding FdhF/YdeP family oxidoreductase, which produces MNPNTPPEELTGDLEIGKPYTEAAGIPAVVKSFEHVLQGTGLARGWKALVNLNQKDGFDCPSCAWPDPDGQRSSVAEYCESGAKAVADEVMTKHTASPVLFQRYSVAELLEKNDLWLGQQGRLTQPLILRPGATHYTPISWTDAFQLIGNQLNALDSPDEAIFYTSGRTSNEAAFLYQLFVRMFGTNNMPDCSNMCHESTSVALAETLGLGKASVKYDDYEKADVIMIIGQNPGTNAPRMLTPLEQAKRNGCKIIAVNPLHEAGLLAFKYPQSVRDVLFGGEKLTDLFLQVRINSDLALMKAMCKILLEEEKAAPGKVLDQNFIKQYTAGYDAFVKSLDHFDLGELAAQCGLTVGQIQEAVDLFKYTPKLIICWAMGLTQHRNAVDTINEVINLLLLKGSIGIEGGGASPIRGHSNVQGDRTMGIWEKPKPEFLDSLQRVFNFEPPRQHGYDTVAAVQAMHEGKAKVFFGMGGNFSMAVSDTNYTAEALKKCKLTVHVSTKLNRSHLIHGETALILPCLGRTDRDRQATGEQFISCESTTGVVAQSHGVLDPISTHLKSEVAIVAELAKATLNGKSTVDWDSLSGNYDLIRDLIEQTIPGFDKYNEQVRKPGGFYIPNGPRVRTFKTKDGKAHFTINTPTQHELQPGELLLMTVRSHDQFNTTVYGNDDRYRGIYNERRVLFMNSDDIANLGLQEKQVVDLHSQYGGQQRTAHRFIVVPYSIPRGCTAAYFPETNVLIPIDSVAEKSHTPTSKSIIVTVTPTN; this is translated from the coding sequence ATGAACCCGAACACGCCCCCCGAAGAACTCACCGGCGACCTCGAAATCGGTAAACCCTATACGGAAGCCGCTGGTATACCGGCTGTCGTCAAATCGTTTGAGCATGTTCTGCAAGGCACCGGCCTCGCTCGTGGCTGGAAAGCCCTTGTTAATCTGAACCAGAAGGATGGATTCGATTGCCCCTCCTGTGCCTGGCCCGACCCCGACGGTCAGCGGTCCAGCGTGGCCGAGTATTGCGAAAGTGGAGCCAAAGCGGTTGCCGATGAGGTAATGACCAAACATACAGCCTCGCCTGTGCTGTTTCAACGATACTCAGTGGCTGAGTTGCTCGAAAAAAATGACCTCTGGCTGGGGCAACAGGGCCGATTGACCCAACCCTTGATTCTCCGTCCGGGAGCGACTCATTATACCCCAATTAGCTGGACAGATGCTTTTCAGCTAATCGGTAATCAGCTCAATGCGCTCGATTCTCCCGACGAAGCTATTTTCTATACATCGGGCCGCACCAGCAACGAAGCGGCTTTTCTCTACCAGTTATTTGTTCGGATGTTTGGCACCAACAACATGCCCGACTGCTCGAACATGTGCCACGAATCGACCAGTGTAGCCCTGGCCGAAACCCTTGGTCTGGGAAAGGCATCGGTCAAATATGATGACTATGAGAAGGCGGATGTCATTATGATAATCGGCCAGAATCCGGGCACCAATGCTCCCCGAATGCTCACCCCGCTGGAACAGGCGAAACGAAACGGATGCAAAATCATAGCTGTCAATCCGTTGCATGAGGCAGGGCTGTTAGCTTTCAAATACCCGCAAAGCGTTCGGGATGTGCTATTTGGCGGAGAAAAATTAACCGATCTGTTCCTTCAGGTACGCATCAATTCCGATCTGGCTTTGATGAAGGCCATGTGCAAAATTCTGCTGGAGGAAGAGAAAGCGGCACCCGGAAAAGTGCTGGATCAGAACTTTATTAAGCAATATACAGCAGGCTATGACGCGTTTGTGAAGAGTCTGGATCATTTCGATTTGGGCGAGCTGGCGGCCCAGTGTGGCCTAACCGTCGGCCAGATTCAGGAAGCGGTCGATCTATTTAAATATACGCCAAAGCTGATCATCTGCTGGGCAATGGGGCTGACCCAGCATCGCAACGCCGTCGATACGATCAATGAGGTCATTAACCTGCTGTTATTGAAGGGCAGCATTGGTATTGAAGGGGGTGGTGCCAGCCCGATTCGGGGCCATAGTAATGTTCAGGGCGACCGTACGATGGGTATTTGGGAAAAGCCCAAACCCGAATTTTTAGACTCGCTACAACGGGTTTTTAACTTTGAGCCACCTCGTCAGCATGGGTATGATACGGTTGCTGCCGTTCAGGCCATGCATGAAGGAAAGGCAAAAGTATTTTTCGGTATGGGCGGAAACTTCTCGATGGCCGTATCAGACACAAACTATACGGCCGAAGCCCTGAAAAAATGTAAGCTAACGGTTCATGTTTCCACTAAACTGAACCGCAGTCACCTGATTCATGGCGAAACGGCCCTGATTCTTCCCTGCCTTGGTCGCACCGACCGCGATAGGCAGGCAACCGGCGAGCAATTTATTAGCTGCGAGAGTACAACCGGCGTAGTAGCACAGTCGCACGGGGTGCTTGATCCAATTTCGACTCACCTAAAAAGCGAAGTAGCGATCGTGGCCGAATTAGCGAAGGCAACACTGAACGGCAAATCAACTGTAGATTGGGACAGCCTTTCTGGAAATTATGACCTTATTCGCGACCTCATCGAGCAGACCATTCCAGGTTTCGACAAGTATAACGAACAGGTTCGCAAACCGGGTGGATTTTATATTCCAAACGGGCCACGAGTCCGGACGTTTAAGACAAAAGACGGCAAAGCGCATTTCACGATCAATACACCCACGCAGCACGAGCTACAACCCGGCGAATTGCTGTTGATGACCGTCCGTAGTCACGACCAGTTCAATACAACCGTATACGGCAACGATGACCGTTACCGGGGTATTTATAATGAACGGCGGGTACTGTTTATGAATTCCGACGATATTGCCAACTTAGGTTTACAGGAAAAACAGGTTGTAGATCTGCACAGCCAGTATGGTGGTCAACAGCGGACAGCTCATCGCTTTATCGTTGTTCCCTACAGCATTCCCCGTGGCTGTACAGCGGCTTACTTTCCCGAAACAAACGTATTGATCCCGATCGATTCGGTTGCCGAAAAGAGCCACACACCAACGTCGAAATCAATTATTGTGACCGTAACTCCAACGAACTGA
- a CDS encoding SRPBCC family protein: MGQKTKINAEDGKQEIVITREFNLPLELLFKAYVEPEIVEQWMGTKVLKLDNKKHGSWQFETTDAQGNVVFRANGVIHEFSPNQKITRTFEMENTPFPAQLEFLEFEKLTDDTSKLTIHVVYKTVALRDQLLQLPFAQGINMAHNRLQDVVSNLTITQNDKEK; the protein is encoded by the coding sequence ATGGGCCAAAAAACAAAGATTAATGCCGAAGATGGCAAACAGGAAATCGTAATTACAAGGGAGTTTAATTTGCCATTGGAATTGCTATTTAAAGCGTACGTTGAGCCCGAAATTGTCGAACAATGGATGGGGACGAAAGTGCTGAAACTTGACAATAAAAAGCACGGAAGCTGGCAATTTGAAACAACCGATGCGCAGGGAAACGTGGTCTTTCGCGCCAATGGGGTGATCCATGAGTTTAGTCCGAACCAGAAAATCACGCGGACATTCGAAATGGAAAATACGCCTTTTCCGGCCCAGCTTGAATTTCTGGAATTCGAAAAACTCACTGATGATACCAGCAAACTCACGATACATGTTGTCTATAAAACGGTCGCACTCAGAGACCAACTGCTGCAATTGCCCTTCGCTCAAGGCATAAATATGGCTCATAACCGCTTGCAGGACGTTGTAAGCAACTTAACAATAACACAGAATGACAAAGAGAAATAA
- a CDS encoding diacylglycerol/lipid kinase family protein codes for MVFLFAINPVSGGKAKTDWETGINNYFTNSSHDAELLYLDGKTDEDRLRQKLNQLKPDRVVAVGGDGTIKFVAEQLLGTTIPLGVLPAGSANGMARELGIPPDIEGSLNVLVDGVLKPTDVIAVNGDICLHLADIGLNAQLVKHYQQYNLRGKLGYLRGVVNVLQKRRLLRVEINLGDECISRAAFMIVLANARMYGTGAVINPDGDPFDGQFEVVIFRRLSFWEVLKLFWRYQPFDPKKIEILPATSITIATHRKAYFQIDGEYIGRITELKAEIRPGVLTLIVPE; via the coding sequence TTGGTCTTTTTATTCGCAATTAATCCAGTTTCTGGTGGCAAAGCCAAAACGGACTGGGAAACTGGTATTAATAATTACTTCACGAATTCATCCCACGATGCTGAACTTTTGTATCTCGATGGAAAAACCGATGAGGATAGATTACGTCAGAAACTTAATCAGCTAAAACCCGACCGTGTGGTTGCGGTGGGTGGCGATGGGACGATTAAATTCGTGGCCGAACAATTACTGGGAACAACAATTCCGCTGGGTGTTTTGCCCGCAGGGTCGGCCAATGGAATGGCCCGCGAACTTGGCATTCCGCCCGATATTGAGGGGAGCCTTAACGTACTTGTTGACGGGGTGCTGAAACCGACCGACGTTATTGCCGTGAACGGTGATATCTGTCTGCATCTGGCCGATATCGGCCTGAATGCACAATTGGTTAAACATTATCAGCAATATAATCTTCGCGGCAAGCTCGGCTACCTGCGTGGTGTCGTGAATGTATTGCAAAAGCGTCGATTACTTCGGGTTGAGATTAACCTGGGCGATGAGTGTATTTCGCGGGCGGCTTTCATGATTGTGCTGGCCAATGCACGAATGTATGGAACGGGAGCCGTTATTAACCCCGATGGCGACCCCTTCGACGGGCAGTTTGAGGTCGTTATTTTTCGGCGTTTGTCCTTCTGGGAAGTCCTGAAATTGTTCTGGCGGTATCAGCCTTTCGATCCGAAAAAGATTGAAATTTTACCGGCTACATCCATAACCATTGCAACCCACCGAAAAGCCTATTTTCAGATCGATGGTGAGTACATTGGCCGGATAACCGAACTGAAAGCTGAAATCCGGCCGGGCGTGCTGACGTTGATTGTACCGGAATAA
- a CDS encoding c-type cytochrome — protein sequence MKTAKKILKRIGQGLGVILLLVGGFCAYVAVTPPRTYDPPVAPNIHVESTEARIQRGEVIAHLQCISCHADNNNRLTGKRLDELPAIFGKVYSRNITKDKEKGIGNWTDGQLIYFLRTGIRPNGTTAFMPQYNLMADEDMKSVVAWLRSDRFPVQASKTEAPPAEYSFVAKMLAWTILQPGDFPNQSIPMPDSTKPVAVGRYVATAVADCYGCHSADYLDLDKVHPERTKGYFAGGSKFTDEAGKTIFSANLTFDEQTGIGKKYTKEQFIRAVKTGVRPDGTIFRYPMVPRLSLSDREIAAIYDYLKTIPRLNNNIAQKQAEVQLAEK from the coding sequence GTGAAAACGGCTAAAAAAATCCTTAAACGAATCGGACAGGGACTCGGTGTTATCCTGCTCCTGGTTGGTGGTTTCTGCGCCTACGTCGCTGTAACCCCACCCCGCACTTATGATCCACCTGTTGCGCCCAACATCCACGTCGAATCGACAGAAGCCAGGATTCAACGCGGGGAAGTTATCGCCCACCTGCAATGCATTAGTTGCCACGCTGACAACAACAATCGGCTAACCGGCAAACGACTGGATGAGTTACCCGCTATTTTCGGGAAAGTTTATTCACGCAATATCACTAAGGATAAAGAAAAAGGCATAGGCAACTGGACAGACGGCCAGCTTATCTATTTTTTACGAACAGGAATCCGGCCTAATGGTACAACCGCTTTCATGCCTCAGTACAACCTGATGGCCGACGAAGATATGAAATCAGTGGTGGCCTGGTTGCGGTCAGACCGGTTTCCTGTACAAGCCTCTAAAACGGAAGCTCCGCCTGCTGAATATAGTTTTGTAGCCAAAATGTTGGCCTGGACAATTCTTCAACCGGGCGATTTTCCGAACCAGTCCATCCCGATGCCCGACAGCACAAAACCGGTGGCTGTAGGTCGCTATGTAGCAACGGCCGTTGCTGATTGTTATGGCTGTCACTCAGCCGATTATTTAGACCTCGATAAGGTACATCCGGAACGTACGAAGGGTTATTTTGCCGGAGGTAGTAAATTTACCGATGAGGCAGGGAAAACGATATTTTCAGCCAATCTGACGTTCGATGAGCAGACCGGAATTGGTAAAAAATATACCAAAGAACAGTTTATTCGAGCCGTAAAAACCGGTGTTCGGCCCGATGGAACCATATTTCGCTACCCTATGGTGCCACGCCTCTCGTTAAGCGATCGTGAAATAGCGGCCATCTACGATTATTTAAAAACCATTCCCCGGCTAAATAATAACATAGCCCAGAAACAGGCCGAAGTTCAGCTGGCGGAGAAGTAA
- a CDS encoding sensor histidine kinase, producing MVTSILLLNIIQWITYRTRIYGLYTLYMLAWFLRVQTFGDWLPPQVSYFVRATSSMIAFYIYFDFADAFLNIRQRLPALYRLFEYIKSCLLVYIGFQAVICFVLADWHPAIYEAAFSIIRALLAIAGFYAIYELLKLKDIVSRYFVAGTLFIQIGSLISQAFSLIKPVDDLTGPFWTISLAYLQLGVVLELICFSLGLSYGQRQIAIRHAIMEQELAREREQRRREHLEAELSVQRLEQENTEVHIRALQVQVNPHFLFNSLNVLDSLIDDDPEQARVFLEELSTVYRYLLRSNKEQLTDLASELAFIQSYFNLLRTRHGSGLQLSVQVDEAYLTYQLPPLTLQLLVENAVKHNSVLPDQPLVIAIATDEEAQLSVRNNIQRKTIRVASNGVGLSNILAKYQMLGQPVPIIQEIDGQFVVTLSLISSLELRSQ from the coding sequence ATGGTAACATCCATTTTACTGCTGAACATTATCCAATGGATTACGTACAGAACGCGCATCTATGGGTTATACACCCTGTATATGCTGGCGTGGTTTTTACGAGTGCAGACATTTGGCGATTGGCTGCCACCCCAGGTATCTTATTTTGTACGCGCTACGTCATCGATGATTGCCTTCTACATTTATTTTGATTTTGCGGATGCCTTTCTCAACATTCGGCAACGGTTACCTGCTCTGTACAGGTTGTTTGAGTACATTAAAAGTTGCCTTCTGGTTTATATTGGTTTTCAGGCTGTTATATGCTTTGTACTAGCTGATTGGCACCCCGCTATTTATGAGGCTGCCTTCTCGATCATACGGGCACTTCTGGCCATAGCTGGCTTTTACGCTATCTATGAACTGCTGAAATTGAAGGATATCGTTTCCCGTTATTTTGTAGCCGGAACGCTGTTCATCCAGATCGGTTCGCTCATCAGCCAGGCATTCTCATTAATCAAACCCGTTGATGATCTTACGGGGCCGTTCTGGACCATTTCGCTGGCTTATTTGCAGCTTGGTGTTGTATTGGAATTGATCTGTTTTTCGCTGGGTCTTAGCTATGGGCAACGCCAGATAGCCATCAGGCATGCCATTATGGAGCAGGAACTGGCTCGTGAGCGCGAACAACGTCGTCGCGAACACCTCGAAGCCGAGTTGTCGGTCCAGCGTCTGGAGCAGGAAAACACGGAAGTCCATATCCGGGCCTTACAGGTACAGGTAAATCCACATTTTCTGTTCAACAGCCTGAATGTCCTTGATTCGCTTATCGACGATGACCCGGAGCAGGCTCGCGTCTTTCTGGAAGAATTGAGCACGGTTTATCGATACCTCCTTCGCTCCAATAAGGAACAACTGACCGATCTGGCCAGTGAACTGGCGTTTATTCAGTCGTATTTTAACTTACTCAGAACCCGACACGGTAGCGGATTGCAACTCTCGGTACAGGTTGATGAAGCGTATCTGACCTACCAGCTCCCTCCATTGACACTCCAATTACTGGTCGAAAATGCCGTCAAGCACAATAGTGTACTGCCCGATCAGCCACTCGTTATCGCTATTGCTACTGACGAAGAGGCTCAACTGTCGGTGCGCAATAACATTCAGCGTAAAACAATACGGGTAGCCTCCAATGGAGTAGGGCTGAGCAATATTCTGGCTAAATACCAGATGCTTGGCCAACCGGTACCGATTATTCAGGAAATCGATGGGCAGTTTGTGGTCACACTGTCGTTGATCAGTTCGTTGGAGTTACGGTCACAATAA